The following DNA comes from Anopheles coustani chromosome 2, idAnoCousDA_361_x.2, whole genome shotgun sequence.
CGAGGGGGCAGCGCAGGCGACGGCGAGAACAGCGGACAACACCACCAATCGGAACATTTTGggattgtttttgtgtgtgcgtttgttggAACGACTTGAAGAAAAAGACGAAAGGTCTGTGTTGTTTGCGCTTTGCTGGACGATCGAACGCTGACTGTGCCTTTCGGTGCGGCCCGGCCAATCTTATATACTGACCGCAACATTCTCCACCGCCAACACCCGCCtccccaccaccatcacctccACCCCATTCCGCCCTGTGCTCATGTGTTTGGAGCCGTACGTTGATCTTCTCGCGTTCGCTCGCGATCCGATCCAATGCTGTTTGCTACGGTTTcacactttttttcctctcctgtttttcaatttcctcTAGCTTCTAGGTGGGTCGTAACCCTCCCTCCCCACCGCATGCCCCGGTGGATGCACCGATATCACTTGGTCTCTCGGAGAAAATCCACCCCGACCGCTTTCCGATGTCCTTGATTTTCGTGAAGGGAGTCGCGTCGAATATGTGCAGGAAATTGAAATCTCTTTGTTTGTCAGTGCATTGCTGGTGAGCCgggtatgtgtttgtgtgtggattTGAGGGATCATTTCGATATTACATCGAATGAAGAAAGGCTTCCCAACGGGGACAATCATTTTCTGGATGCTGGATTGGATGGCCGGCCGGCCGATCGGTCCCGTTCCCCGTTCTGAGTGATTAACTTTTCGTGGTTTCCGTGGTTTAAGTCACTTGTTTTGGAAAATCGGTGAttaatgtgattttttttgctttgcttatTACGAAACCACTCGTGAGACAGTTTGCAAAAGTAATGACATGAAAATGAGATTTTGTTTGTGCAAGCAATAGCAACCCTTACAATATGAAGGTTAatttaaagataaaataataccaaatatttaaaatatttcatctgaaattttaataacgaatcagttttatttaaagttgaaaaaaatataaaagacaATTTTGGTGCAATAAAGTCTTGAAATGTTTAAACTTTACTcctatgttttcaattttagacaaactttaaaaacataaaaaaaaaaccagaaccTATACAAAACTTCTTACTAATTCCTAGttttattaataatttattcaataatATACACACTTTTTTAAGTATGAAGATTTATTGGGGTATCATTGAAGAAGAACATAACGATATACTAGAACAATTCTGTTCCAAATCTATAGGACCTAGAGCTGATAAATATGTATAAGTAAACAGTACAGAAAAATTGGCTGACTTAgagcaatatttttttaaattaccacAATACTGTTTGCCTTAACTTTACCCAAtgcaatttaaatgtttttgtttatgtacCATacgatatttttcttttcttttaatgttttaagttaacttttttcattacttacaagatgtaaaatttatttgcggatttttatttaccaacaacaacaggcAACAATTAACTTTCCCGCCTCCGCTCATAAATCGCCGCGTGCGTGAGCTAGCTCAAATGTCGCATTTGAGCTTACTTTTGAAATGCAAACAAGTTGTATTCGagtatttgttttcgtttcgattctTTTTCACTGTCGTTTCTTAAATTGAACTGTGCGACATTTACTTTCATCCTTTCGTGTAACATTGGATTGTAcgtatgttatttttatttactttcgcATCTTGCTCTGTTCTCGGGGTGATGTTGAAGGTTTTTGGTAAGGCCGGGttaaggaaaaggaaagagaTATGCATGGagtaaaatttttattttcattggaCATCAAACGgaagaataaacaaaattaccaAAAACAAATACTATTGAATCACATTAATGCctgtaataaattaatttcgttTGTTCTGATGCTGCCCAAAAACGAATTTCTTCTCCCATGAATGTTCCTATTTTTTTGGAAAGAAGTAGAAACTTAAGGGAATGttacaaacaactttgttcCGCGTACGCTTGACATTTTACGATGAGATAATTCTAGCACACTACGAAAAAGCCATTGACATTTCTCTTAATTGGGAATATCTGGCCAGCTCCACCCACCACACTGAAGCCGGCACTCAACGTCGGGATTCCAAATCCAAATGAACGTACGATTCGTTCTGGACCTTTGGTGGGTTCGGTTCTCCTTTTGCGTGTTCGCGTTTATCTTCCCCTTTCCTGCTCCTGGACAAGGAAGCTTGTGTAACGGGAGGCCAATGTCCCGTGCCATTTACCTCCACAGGTATTTCACCGTACACGCTACAAACTTGCTGTCGGGATCCCAAGCGAGCAAGTAAGTGTGCCCGAACGACGCGTGTCCTTCTTGGGCGTGGTACGATAAATGGCTCGAAACAGGGATGTAAATGTACGGACGATaaagtgaagaagaaaaaaacaactcgcAACTCTTAACATTGCCCGAAATGTCCAACCCGTCGTCCGTCATATTCAAAGTCTTTCGCCGTTGTCTCCCTCTTCCAGGGGTAAAgaagtaaaactaaaaaagtGACCACAATCCTTCCCTATTGGCGCTGGGGCATTGGGTAGAATTTAGCACTAATCTGAGCCCCGGGAAGGGAAGACAAAAAATAATCTTAATGACTACTGCCGGCCGCGGATTTTTCGTTACTACTGCCCCTGGGTCCGTtcactaaaaattgtgctgcAAAACAAGGCGACACACGGAAATGGTTCAACGGCGAAGAATTGCCGGAGGTGTTCGAGTATAACCGTGTccgtgcgtatgtgtgtgtgtgtgtgtgtgttccgtgaaggaaaagaaaaaatactacACGCCATGAATCTCCGAACAACGAGATCCGAATGCTTCTGGCGTATCATGTCGTTTGGGAGAGCGTACGCCGCGATGGAGCGAACGTGATCGTTTGACGCTTGGCTTGGCTTGGGCTTGGACCGCGGGGGCTTGGTGGAGTACTTTTGCGCGACGGTCATATAAAAGGCGTCAGCGGCGCTCTGGGACGGTACAGTCAAAGCCGAACCTCATTCAGGTGATCAACACAGACCTCTCAGAAGCAAACAATCCCCAAACAATCTATCAAAATGTTCCGATTGGTAAATATCGAACGGGGAGGATCTCGCACTTTGGCAGCGTTCCGCCAGAGGGCGCTATtcgcgtgtgtttgtgaaaattaaaaatgtgttcccatttttccccctGTTCAGGTGGTGTTGTCCGTTGTTCTCGCTGTTGCCGCTGCTGCCCCCTCGGCGACGCACGTCGTCCACTCCAGCCCGCTGGCCTACTCGACCGTCGTGGCGGCCCCGACTCTGGTGGCGCAGAAGGAGATCTCCTACCAGAAGAGCATCGTGGAGGAACCGACCGTGGCGCACGTTGGAACCGTGCTCAAGCACGTCCCGACCGGCGTGACCCACACCAGCTCGGCCGTCGTTCACGATACCAAGGTGCAGGAGCATGTGTACGCCCCGACCGTGAAGAAGACCGTCGTGACGACTCCGGTGGAGAAGACGACCTACGTCCAGGCCGCCACTCCGGTCGTGTACGCCGCCCCGAAGGCCACCTACGTCGAGGCCGCTGCCCCGGTTGTCTATGCTGCCCCGAAGGCCACCTATGTTGAGGCCGCCGCCCCGGTCGTGTACGCCGCCCCGAAGGCCACCTACGTCCAGGCTGTCGCCCCGAAGGCTGCCTACACCTACGCCGAGGCTCCGGTCCTGTCGTATGCCGCTCCTCTGGCCAAGACTGCCTACGTCAGCAGCTACCCGTCGGTGTACGCCGCCCCGGCCGTCTACGCCAACCAGTACCACTAAGTGTTCGACTGTCGcgcttttcccgttttccacgaCTTTCCCCCCTCACCCGATGGTACCGGCGGTAACCgctgcttttcttttgttcactTTTGATTGTTTCGGTGAAAGATGAGAGAAGCAgttgctgcgagaagaataaATGACTGAGTTTCGAAAGTTTTACATGCAcgacttttttatgttttatttctgtaAGAAAACACTATTGAGTGAGGCAGCTGGGGTTGCAACATCGTTCGTATCTCATTTGATGGAGACTGTCTCAGAACAACAGTGTTCTTTCGTACTCATGAAGCAAATATCCCGGCAAGCAAAGAGAGTGTACTTTCGTAGGCGAAGGGTACGTTGCGGTAGGCTGAAACGTGGGGAAGCGCGGTGAGGTGAGCAAAAGATAGCCTGCACGAGAGAGAATCGAACGATGAGTTGAATTGTGCGGGAGAAATACAGATGAACGGCGTACTTTGGGTCGATCGGCGCGAGTAAAAAACTGCCAAAGCAGGCTTTGCAGCGCAGTCTAATTTTCAAACTAACTGCAGTCTGTGAACTTACAGTTCGGTCGCGCGTTTTGAACAGTAAAATTGTGATTTTGTGTAGTGTTTTCAGAAAGAAGGACATATGGCCATCTCCAGGTTGGCTTACGAAGGCCCAGGACGTTGGATTCAAGATCCCTACTGGAATTAACTCCAGCGgaagtgaaagaagaaaaaacagaagtGTTGGTGTTTTAGGCCAGAAAGCTGGTAACAACGCGGTTAAATGTGCATTTCCAAATAAGTTTTGGCTATCCGATTGAATAAACGGATaagaattcaaaacaaaatgcatccttttgttttttttttgtctactgGCATACCCAAAATAACGAAAGAAACGACCGTGCAAAGCACGAACCGGTAAAAAGAGCGTAAGCAAGCGAGAGAGTATTTCCAGAGAGCACGCTGTAAAAGCTCACTCTAGCCCGAAAAAGTAGTACTTTCGTAAGTTGGAACTTTCTCTCTCGTTTTTTTGCAAGCCGGGATCACACCTTGCTTGTTCTTGGGGGATCttacaaaatcaaacaacaaactGTTTACGGTGCacaggcaaaaacaaaaaccgatcaAAGTTCGTCTTGAGTGGACTGtgtaaaatttattgtttttctttcaatctTTACACTTATTGGTAGACTATGATAAAAAAACGATTCATTTCTCTTTTCTGGTTCTAGAATGATCGTAGAATGTACCTACTTCAATGCAAAAAGCTAGTGACTTCTTCTCTTACCGATAACTTTTATCTCACCGTTCTTACGGAACGCATGTAAGATGCTCCATTAACAGATATTTGCAGTCCACAAGTACATTACaatgtttttctcttcttgtTTTCCAATTGATGAAATGTGCATAGGTGAAGAATCAAATTTAAACCTAaggtaatttattttctttccgatTTACGTATACCTCTACCGCACTATAAATACGATAGAGTTATGTTTAGAAAGAGTTACGATTAAATTGGGAAATATCCTCATTATTTATTGATATCGTCGAATCAACGGAGAGTCTTTTCTATCGGCAGGTGAAACCACTTACGCTATCCTTGCGTAAAGGTAACAGTCTGGTAGGGGAATGTGGAGCTTTATGCACTGGGTTTTCTGGttgattattttgttgttgatttatttgatttaatttacacCAAAAATTTTTTGGTTAGTCAAAACATCTCTTTTTACAATTCTCATCCTAACAAATCACAGATCATAGAATGCTGAAAATAACGCGAAAAATACTGACCTACGTAAAAAAAAGCGTGTGGAAAAACtcgaaaaatttcaaaatgtaaataatgGGGGATAATGGAAATCACATTTATAGGTTTTTGTCTCTAACACTCTGGAGAGTTTTCTCTATAAAAAGATATTAAGCAAACATTTCAAAGCATCGAACTGTTTGTAATGCTTTTCTTGTTTACAAGgatattttttattggtttagATATTGCATATTGCAGCATTTTTCCTTGAATGGTGCAAAATACGGAAACATGTTTGAGTTTCGGTACAGATACAAACAGTTCCCTCTGCCTGTTTGCATCAGTGTATAAGACAGAAGTAACACACGTGAGAATCACTTGAAGGGTCTCattagtttttaaaagttGGTCATTTATTCGAAGGTCAGTGTAACgtatacaaaaaataaaatttaaataaaaaagatgtcTCTGTAAAATAAACGTAAAACCAGTAACCAGTGTGTTTAGTAATGTAAACGCTTATTATTGAGCAACatttacagcgttttacatctcacctagcaactgcggcagtgtatgtagaacatcaagaatgaaaGCCTACTgtagagtatttgatgttgaatcgcaaaacccacaagtggcaacacaaacgggtAAGTAGAAAattcatcactttctaggatctaccagaatgaaagttgtcgcgtggATGTTTGTAGTAGGCACGACCAGTCGAGGGGTGCAAGTAAAAAtaggggaaaatcgctttccggtcgaaaacatacttttgcgaggatttttgtgattcgcgctcgttttctgatgcgaaaaagcgatcatagCCTACCTTATCCTGTACATTTCAACTGGTCGTCTCTACTTCAAACATCCATGCGTCAACTTTCATTCtagtagatcctagaaagtgatgatttttctACTAACCTGTatgtgttgccacttgtgggttttgcgattcaacatcaaatactctacagtaggctatcattcttgatgttctacatacactgccgtggttgctaggtgagatgtaaaacgctgtacgAGCGTACTAAGCGCTCGAATCCAGTCTGCAGCACCACGTTAGTGGTAGTTGATCACCACCGGCGCTCGGTAGTGACCCACGAACGGCACCGATGGGGCGGAGTAGTAGTAGCTGCCGGGAGCTGGGAAGAACACCGGCGCGGCCGTTGGTTGCAGGCGTCGGATCGGCACGACAGGAGCAACCGGAGTTGGTGCCGGCTGGACTGCGGGTTTCTGGTGGCTCAGGTAGGAGTCGGTGGAGTGCGACGTTCCCGGGAAGGGAAGTGGAGGTTCGTTGCGTATATGCCCGGTGTGCGAAACTCCCTGAAAACCATGGAT
Coding sequences within:
- the LOC131263530 gene encoding cuticle protein 16.5-like; its protein translation is MFRLVVLSVVLAVAAAAPSATHVVHSSPLAYSTVVAAPTLVAQKEISYQKSIVEEPTVAHVGTVLKHVPTGVTHTSSAVVHDTKVQEHVYAPTVKKTVVTTPVEKTTYVQAATPVVYAAPKATYVEAAAPVVYAAPKATYVEAAAPVVYAAPKATYVQAVAPKAAYTYAEAPVLSYAAPLAKTAYVSSYPSVYAAPAVYANQYH